From the genome of Methanothrix soehngenii GP6:
TCGAGGAGGCTGAGGCCTTATGCGAAAGAGTGGGCATCCTTCATAAAGGAAAGATGATTGCCATTGGGTCTCCTTTGGGTCTCCGCCAGAAGCTGGGAATGGTAGCAGTCGAGATGCAGACTAATGGAAACGGCACGCAGTATAGATATTTTCCCGATAGGTCGCTCGCTGCCCAGTTCGTTCAGGGACTGCCAGGAACCAATAAGCTGGCCATGCGAGAGTCGAACCTGGAGGATGTCTTTGTTGAACTGACCGGTCAGAAGGTCATGGAGAGTTAATATGGATGCTTATAACATACTTTGGGCGGACCTTGTGACCCTGAAGCGCCACTGGTCCAGATACCTCATCACCACTTTGATGAGCCCACTGCTTTATCTGGTGGCATTTGGCTGGGGACTGGGGCGAAGCATAAATCTCAATGGAACAAGCTATCTCGAGTTCGTGATACCGGGAATCATCGCTCTCACCGCCATGACCACCAGCTTCAACGGCGCAAGCACGAGGCTCAACGTCGATCGTCTCTACTACAAGAGCTTTGATGAATGTCTCATGGCCCCAATCGGACTGCCCTCCATGCTCATGGGAAAGGCGATGATCGGGGTGGTGAGGGGCTTAATGAGTTCCTTCGTATTTATCGCTGTAGCCTTTCTCATCGCACCTACCATTCATATCGGTTCGCCTTTTCTGGTTGGTCTTCTTCTGACCTGCCTTACATTTGCCTTTCTGGGAGTTCTGGCGGCTCTGCTGGCGAGGTCTCATGAGGACATGGCTACCTTCGCAAGCTTGATCTTGATGCCCATGACCTTTCTGGGCGGAACCTTCTTCTCTCTATCCCAGGTCCCATCCGGGCTGAAGTATGCTCTCTATGCTCTGCCGCTAACCCATTCCAGCCTGTTTCTGCGAGCCGCAGCCCTAGACCAGCCCCTGCCCTGGACCTCTTTGTTAATACTTCTGGTCTTCTTTGCAGCGTTTCTGGCGGGAGGGATGGTGGTCTTGAGGAGGATCAGCATTTAAAATCCATGCTATGCCGGTGAGGATATCAGGAATGATGCTGGCCGCTCTTATCGCCGCCAGCGTGATCAGCTTTGCCGGCGCCAGGGCTTTTCGGAGCCCTGCTGCTATTGGGAGAGGACCGGGTGGCCAGGACCATCATGGCTCCAGCCAATTTTCCGGTGGATACGATGACCGCCTTCATGGGAGCGCCATTATTTCTGTATCTGTTTTAAAAATTAGAGGGGGGTGTTTTGGAATAGATCACCCTTCCTATTTTACTGGCGCATCGGGATAGACCTGGTATATGTCCTCGATATCCATATTTAAGTACTTCTGCAGCAGCTCTCCATGAACAGCTCTCGGATCGATATCCTGGAATAGATCGGGATGCAGCCACTTGGCATAATAGAGCATAGCAGCCATCTCGGACAGGCCGCTGGCCATCTTAATGTCGGTGATATAGACCCGTCCCGTCTTGACTGCATCGATGCTCTCAAACCCAGGCAGGGAGATGATCTCCATTCGCTTGGCCTCCATCTCTTCGATGGTAGGAGTTGTGCCATCGTACTGCTCAGAGGTCATGGAGTAGACTATCACCTCTGGATCTTCCTCGATAACCCATTCCATATCGACATGAGGCACTTTAGTTTGCAGGTCAGCTGCTATATTTTTGCCCCCTGCCTCTGCTATCCTGACATGTCCCGTCGAATCCCGGTTGCCCGTCCAATCAAAGTGGCCCATGGACATGAAATAGACCGAAGGCCGATCTTCATCGGGCATCGTCCCCGTTCGATCCAGGACGGAATCATAGTATCCGGAGATGTCATTGGCCATATCTCGGGCATCTTCCTCTTCTCCTAGGATCCTGCCCAGGTCCTCGATCATCGGAATCAAGGCGTTGATGTGCAAAAGGCGGTATCTGAGCACAGGAATTCCATAGTCTGTCAGCTTTTGCTCGTCCTCCTCAGGGAAGAGGCCTCCTGTCTTGGCAATCACCAGATCGGGGTTCAGCTCGATTATCCTCTCCAGGTCTGCATTTCGACTGGACTTCCCGATGCTCTCTTTTTCCAGCAGTGCAGGGGGCATATCGCAGTCGTCGGTAACGGCAATTATCCGATCTGATTCTCCCAGAGCATAGATCACCTCTGCCGCTCCTGGGGATAGGCATATGATGCTGCTTGGATTGAAGGGCACAGTCACATTTCTGCCCTCTTCGTCGGTGATGGCGATCATCTCATCCGCTGCCAATGCAGGTACAAGCATAACAGCGATTATGATCAATAAAGCGATTGCTCTCATTCGGTAACCCCATTCATATATTTCTGATTGATCTCATCTGATTAAATTATTTTTTCTTTTTTCAAGCATAATTGAATTCGATATCGGCTTAAATAGTATTTGGTCGAGTTCACTGTAAAGAATAATTGATTGCAGTCAAATTTGCTTAATCAAGTAAATTATAGTTTCATTAAATTTTCTTTAATTAGTGATTTTTCGCAAAAAAGACCACAAACTATTTCAATGAAGCTGAGCTATTTAGAGCGTGAGGAGTTTTGTATGCTGGACAAGTTTATGTCTGAACATCTATTTGGCAAGAGCATTGAAGTCTACTTCGGGGGAGATGAGAAGGAGAGGATGCGTGGCAAACTGGTGGGCAGCGCTGATGGAGTCATTGTCTTGGAGAATAATGATAGAAGGGATTACGTAAATGTGGAAAAGGTGGTTGCAGCCTGGGAAGTATGATCCGCAAAACCTTTCACTGGATTTCTGGTTGCACACCGACATTCAGATCAGAGCCTGATGAAAAAAGCGCAAAGAACTGCCTTCTGCAATAGAAGCTAGAAGGGCCGTATTTTATTCTTCACTTTCGGTGGTCTTCTTAACACTCATGCTTTTTCGCCTTTGAGAAGGACTTCGACATCTGCCCACTCTGAGTCAAACTGCTGGACCTTGGATCTTCAAGAGATATAAATACGGCGAAGAGCGCCAATATATTAAAACTCTCCCACCTCTATCAATCTCATGTAATACATTGATATACTTGTAATACGAATATTATCCTGGTGATTCAAATCTCCACATCCGCCTCAGTTCGGCTTCCCGATGACATCGCCCGCGGCCTTGAAGACCTTGCCAGTGCGCTCGATCGTCCCAAGACTTACATCATCCGAAAGGCGATCGAGGCTTATCTGGAAGAGTATGCAGATTACTTCATCGCTCTGGAACGAATGAATGACAAGGACGACAGGATCGTCTCTGCTGGAGAGATGAGGGAGCTTCTTGGCCTGCAAGATTGAATATAAATCTTCGGTCTCGCGAGACCTGAGGCATCTGGATAAAAATATAGCTAAGCGAATTCTCAAGGATACGGAAGGGACGCTAGCGTCTGACCCTGCTGCGGGAATCCCCCTTACAGGACAGTTCAAGGGCCTCTTAAAGCTGTGCATTGATGATTATCGTGTCATTTACTCAAAAACCGGAGATGGTGTACTTATTTTAAGAATTGGGCCTCGAAACAAGGTCTACGATAGATGATACCCTCGCATCTTCAGTATCGGCCATAAGAGAAGCTAAGTGGCGGGCACGGGGCAATGTGAATGGGCTCTTATCTCGACATGCAGAGATGCCGAAAGCTGGCATCTCCGTAGCAGTATTGTCCCATCCTATCTCCTCGACCACTGGAATCCATTGAAGTGCCTTACCCTTCCAGACAATACTCCTGAGTTGACGAAGAATGTAACGGACCTTCTTCTTTTTCAACTTCATATTCTGGACTATGTGCCCTGGCTTAGATGAGCTGCAAATTAATTTCGGGACTCCACATATTTTAGGTAAGCCGAAATGTTTATCTGCCATGCACTTATTTTAGGCTTGCCTAAAGTCAGGGAGAACAGGGATACACAATGCAAATGCCAATTACTAGCCTGAGAGCGGGGGCAGTGGCCCAGGTTACGGCACTGCTGGGCCAGGGCGGCTCTTTTCAGAGAAAGCTTCGGACCATGGGGATCAGGGAGGGCAAAAGGCTGAGGGTGGTGGCGATCCATCCCTTTGCCGGACCTCTGGTTCTGGATATAGATGGCAGACAGATAACGTTGGGCAGGAGCATCGCCCAGAGAGTGATGGTGAGGGTGGAGGATTGAAGCGAATAGTTCTGATGGGCAATCCGAACATCGGAAAGAGCGTGGTCTTCTCCCGTCTGACCGGGGCAGAGGTGATCACATCCAACTATCCGGGCACCACAGTGGACTTCTCCCGTGGCAAGGCTCGCATTCAAGGGGAGCCGGTGGAGCTGATAGATGCCCCTGGAACCTATTCTCTGCAGCCCACCAGTCCGGTGGAGGAAGTGGCTGTAGAGGTATTGCGCTGGGCGGATCTGATCGTCAATGTGGTTGATTCCACCAACCTGGAGAGGAACCTCTTCCTCACCCTGGAGCTGCTGGAGAGCAAGAAGCCGATGATCGTCGTCCTGAACATGTGGGATGAGGCGAAGAGATCGGGAGTACAGATCGATCTGGATGGGCTGGAGGCCCGCTTGCAGGTGCCGGTTGTTGCCACCACTGCCCTCACTGGAGAGGGGATCGCGGAGCTGGTACGACGGCTGGACCAGGCCAGGTACCCTGCGGATGATGAAGCACTGAGCGAGGAGGAGATGTGGACCCAGATTGGCCGCATAACCAGAGAGGTGCAGAAGGTCACCCACCGCCATCCTGGAATCGGAAGCAAGATCAGCGAGGCCACCATCAAGCCGGCGACGGGAATGCCCATCGCTCTGTTGATATTGATCGCCACCTTCGGCACGGTGAGGTTCATCGGCGAGGGCTTGATCTCCCACCTCTTCGAGCCGCTCTTTGAGCTCTACCGCCCCCTAGCCATGTCCATCAGCTCTGGGCTTGGCCCGGGGATGCTGCATGATTTTATCATCGGCAAGCTGTTGGATGGCGAGATCGATTATGTCCAGTCCATGGGGATTCTGACCACGGGCATCTATGTTCCTTTGGCCATGGTCCTCCCCTATATCGTGGGGTTCTATCTGGTCTTATCCATCCTGGAGGATTCGGGGTATTTGCCCAGGCTGGCGACCTTATCCGATAACCTCTTCCATCGATTGGGCATGCACGGCCATGCCATCATACCCCTCTTCCTTGGGCTGGGCTGCAATGTGCCGGGAGCACTGGCCATCAGGACCCTGGAGACCAGAAAGCAGCGTTTCATCTCTGCCACCCTCCTGGGCCTGGCTGTGCCCTGCACTGCCAAATCGGCCATGATCTTCGGAGTGTTGGGCTCCTATGGCCAGAGATACGTATTCCTGGTCTTTGCAACCCTGGCACTTGTTTATATCGCAGCAGGGCTGATATTGAACCGGATGGTGAAAGGAGAGAGCCCGGAGATCTTTCTGGAGATACCGCCCTACCGAAGGCCTGAACTGGGTATGATCCTGAAGAAGACCTGGATGCGCATTCGCTGGTTTCTCTCTGAGGCCATACCATTCCTCTTTCTGGGGGTGCTGCTGGTCAATGTGCTCTACACAGTGGGCTTCATAGAGTGGATCGGGGCCATATTCGCTCCTTTCATGGAGGGGTGGCTGAATATTCCCGGCGAGGCTGTAGCTGCTCTTCTGGTTGGTTTTTTCAGGAAGGACCTGGCGGTGGGAATGCTCTTGCCCCTGGGATTGAGCGCCCAGCAGATGGTGGTGGCAACGTTAGTGCTCTCCCTTTATTTCCCCTGCGTGGCCACCTTTGCTGTGCTGATCCGGGAGCTGGGGATGAGGGATACGGCAAAATCCACTGCCATTATGCTGGCCACCGCTCTATTGGCCGGGGGAGCGATGCGCTGGACTCTCTCGGGGTTGGGGGTGCAATGAGAAAGAAGACTGTAGAGGAGTACATCGAGGTCATCTTTGCCCTGGAAAGGGAGGAAGGGAGGGCGACGACCGGCAGGATCGCATCGGAGATGAATGTGAAGCCCTCCTCGGCCACGGAGATGCTCCAGAAGCTGCAAAAGGAAGGATTCCTGCAGTATGAGAGCTATGCTGGAGCTACACTGACCGAATCGGGCCGGAGGCTGGCTTTGGAGCTGAATGGTAAGCATGAGGCCATTGCCGATTTCCTGGCGATCATCGGCGTTGACCGAGCGGTAGCAGAGCGGGATGCCTGCCAGATCGAGCACCATGTGGGCCGGGAGACCATGGAGCGGCTGGAGAGGTTTGTGGAGTTTGCGGGCCACTTCCCCGATCGGCCAGGGTGGATGGAGTGCTTCCAGAAGTACTGCGAGACCGGGAGGGTGGAGGACTGCGATCAATGCCCCTGTGGCAAATCAGGGAATGAGAGCCCGCCTGCATCTGGATCACCAGAAAGGCGGATATGATATGAATGGCTCTAATCAGTGCCGGTATGGGGAATGGCCCTCTCGGCCTGCCGAGGTGCTGGCTGTCTGAATCTCCGTCGCTGTATTTGTTCGATCCCATCTCCTCGACCATCTGACCGGCCAGAAGATCCCAATCAACAGCTTCATCCAGACCGGGCGGATCTCTTGCCAGTGTGCTATAATACTGGATAAAGCACTCTTCAAGGATGCTTTTCAATGTATTCTCCTCCAGCTGGCCGCTGTTTTTGAGGTAGCTGGCCAGTAGCAGGCTCAAGGAGAAGAGGTGCCTTCCTATGTGCGATTGCAGCCTCTGGGGCTGGATATCCTGATGAACCTCTAGATGCTCATAATCGGCTAGTCCGGATAGACGGAGGTTAGGATAACGGCATGATTCAAGCCACTTCTCCAGCCTGCCGGCGACCTTTCTCTGCCAGCAATAACCGTCGTCCTCCTCTGAGCCATCTCCTCTCCTATGATAGAGCGGCATCAATGAGGCATGAATCAAGCCCATGCCGGTCAATCGAGCCAGATCCCGCGCACAGACCAAGAGGCTCCGGCGCATCACCTGAATGGAGTGCTGCGGCTCATTGACATAGGCAAAGTACTCCCGGCCTGCAATATAGCCGATGGCATGGGGCTCGGCTGCGCATATCCCTTCTCTCAGGTGGCGGGGGATCTCTCTAATTCTATAGATTCCCTTCAGGGGACAGGGGAGTGTGCTCTCCACAGACAATCCCTGCAGACCGGGCAGCTTCTTCAGATACTCTTGCATGCAGATCTCATGTAGGAGTCGGCTCTCGTCTCCTGGATTGACGCACATCTTCAGGGCTAAAAATCCTCTATTTATTGGGGCGATGAGGGTTCTTCCCATTCTATGCGGCTGGCCGGCTTTATATTGGCGGATAATATCATTCAGGTTGATATCGATTATACCCGCTTTATCGAAAAATTCTGTAAGATTATAACCATGATATTCTATTTCCCTATCTATTTCTGCACTCCTTCTCCGGGCAAAATGAATCTCACTGCCCTGGCATAGGGCACTGGAGATGCCATCGAATCCCGTGTTCACCACCTGATAGGCGAGAGCTCCCTCGCGGATGATGTCGAAGCGGTAGAGGTCGGATATCGACTGCGGGGCTATATCGTGGCTGGCCAGCCAGGGAAATGGATCCCATCCAGGTGGAAGATGATCGATTGCTCTTCTGATGCGTAATGCCAAAACGAGGGCTGCATGCTGGCGCACGATAGTGGAGCCAAGATCGAGCCTGGATAGTAAAAAGGGGATGGCTTCATCTCCTATCTGCAGGATCGCCTTCTCCACCCGTTCGTCTCCCGAGCTGAGCAGCTTGAATAGCAGCTCCAGGTTCTCCAGGCGGCTATCAGGAACGCCAGCTATCTCTATCAGTGCCCGAGCGGCCATGCTTTTGAGACAATTGCTCTTGCTGCCTAGCATCTCTTCCAGCTTGGACGCAGCTGAGTCCGTCCCCATCCCGGCCAGAGCGGAGACTGCCATATGCCTTACGATGGGATAATCATCATCGAGAGCCCTGATCAGCACTTCCTCTGATAGAGGATCCTTCAACTGGCCCAAAGCTCTCACTGCTCTGTAACGAATGCGGTGGTCCAGGCTCCTGTCCAGGGCCATTCTCTCCAGGGCCGATCTTTCCAGAATAAACCCTTCCAGTACCGGTCTTTTCGGGACCAGTCTTTTCAGCGCCGGTCTCACCAGATCCTGTCTCTCCCGGTCTGGGCACTCCATTGTCGATCTCCTCAAGGGCGCCCCTTCCTGGTCGGTCTTCACAATATCGATCTCGTTAGACCTCTGAAGGAGCATCTATCAGATCATCCTGTTTATGAGCTTACCAGCGACCCATATAGCATGTTTGTAGCTGATGCGAATATATACTTAATTCTATTCCTGGGTCCAAGCTCAGAAGGTTCTGGTTTTGGCCAGCAGCTATATTTATTAACGCAATTATTAACCTATAAAAGCGTCCACCGCTGTGAGAGGTGAGCGCATTTTTACAAAGGAGGAGATCAAGATGGTCCAAGGGCGAGGAATTCCAAAGCCGGTAATATACAAAAACATGCCGGCGGTCTTTCAGAGAAGGGACGGAAAGTTCGAGATAAAGCTGCAGGTAACGGGTGGATTGCTCACTGCTCAGCAGGTGCAGAGGATTGGCGAGGTTGCTTCCAAGTACGGCTCGCGCGTCCATTTCACTGTGCGCCAGGAGGTTCTGATCCTGGGAATCCAGGAGGAGAATCTGGAACCCGCCCTGGCTGAGCTTAAAGAGGTGGGCTTGAATCCCGGTTCGGCTGGAATGGTCTTTCGCAATGTGGTCTCCTGCCTTGGCACCGACTACTGCTACAAGGCGGTGGCGGAGACCATCACCCTGGCAAGGGAGATCGGCGACCGCTTCACCGGCGAGAAGACCCCGGGGCCTCTGAAGGTAGCCATCGGAGGCTGTGCATTCCCCTGCACCAGGCCGCAGTTCAATGAGATCGGCCTGATGGGCAGAGTCCTGCCCCAGATCGACCTGGAGAAATGCACCGGCTGCGGCAAATGCGTTGAGGTCTGCAAGGTGGGAGCAACGAAGATAGTCGAGGAAAAGGCAATCATCGATTACGACAAGTGCGTCCGGTGTGGTCGGTGTGTGGCCGTTTGCCCCGAGGCGGCCAAGTACTCGGCAGAGAAGGGGTACATCATGCTCGTGGGCGGGAGAGGAAGCTGGCCACCTCATGAGGGCTGGGTCCTTTGCGATATGGTGCCTAGAGAAAGGATCATTCCTCTCATAGAGCGAATACTGCAGGTCTACAAGGAGGGGGCGAAGCCGGGCATGAGGATGAGGGAGTTCATAAACTCCATCGGCTTTGAGGAGTTCAAGAGAAGAGTCCTGAGCTAAAAGCTTGGCAAGAGCAAAAGGGTTGATCCTGAATGTCGAGAGAAGAGCCGGCCATACTGGTGGATGGACTTGTTAAGCGCTATGGAGAGCTGCTGGCAGTAGATCATATCAGCTTCCAGGTAACTGAGGGAGAGATCTACGGCTTTCTGGGCCCCAACGGCTCGGGAAAGACCACCACCATTCGCATGCTGGTCGGCCTCGCCCAGCCCGATGAGGGCAGTGCCAGCCTTCTGGGCTACCATCTTCCAGCTGGAATCAACCAGGCCAAGAGATACATGGGCGTGGTGCCGGATGTATCAAACCTCTACGATGAGCTGTCAGCTCTTGATAATCTCCTCTTCATGGCCCAGCTCTACGGTGTGCCGCATGAGGAGCAAAAGCCGAGGGCAGAGCAGCTACTTCGAGACTTCGGCCTTTATGAGAGAAGAAACGATCGGTTTTCTGCCTTCTCTCGGGGAATGAAGAGGGCTCTTACCATTGCTGCCGCCCTGATACACCAGCCCCGTCTACTCTTCTTGGATGAGCCTACCACCGGCCTGGATGCGGCCGCAGCCAGGTCCTTGCGTGCTCTCATCTCCGGATTGAGTGATAAGGGCCTGACCATCTTTCTCACCACGCACTATCTGGAGGAGGCAGACCTCCTATGCGATCGCATAGCCATACTGGTTCGGGGCAGGATCGTGAGGATCGATACCCCTGCCGGGCTCAAGCGCCTGGTGCAGACGGAGTCGCTGGTCGAGTTCACCTTCCGGGGAGATATCTTGCCCCTGGCGAAAGAGTTGGAAAGCAGACTGGGGAAGGCAAAGGCCGCCTTTTTGGACCCCCGCAGGATCCGGATTTACGGGGGCGATCCGGCCCAGATATTCGATACCATATTCCAGTTCTCAAGAGACATCGGCATCGGCATTGAGGCTGCATCTACCATCCGGCCCAGCCTGGAGGATGCCTTCATCAAAGTCGCTGGCCTTTCTCCTCAGGTTATGGCGGCAGAGAAGAGCCCTGGCAAGGGGAGGGGGTGAGGGCGGTGGCCTGGCAGGATGAGTTGCGAGGAATCTATCATATCGCCATCAAGGATATGAGAACCTATTACCTCAAGCCGCCAGCGCTGAGCTGGGGAATGGTCTTTCCACTAGCTTGGACGCTGGCCTTCTATCTGCGCAGCCCAGGGGACTTTGCCGAGCTGGTGCCAGGCCTCCTGGCCATGACCATCGTATTCAGCACTACGGCCGCTGAGGCCGTGGTCATCAACTTCGAGCTGCGTCTGGGCACCCTGGAGAGGCTGCTTTTAGCACCGATAGGCATAACCTCAGTCCTATTAGGAAAGGTGTTGGGCGGCTTTCTCTTCGGCCTCTTTACCACGGCGATCGTAGCAGCGGCATCTATTCTCTATATGGATCTTCATCCTGACATCCTGGGACTGGCCATAATAGCAGTCCCATCTCTGATGGTCTTCTCCTCCATGGGGGCTCTCTTCAGCGTCTCTGTCAAGGAGGTATTTGAGGCTCAGACGTTGCTCAATCTTCCCAGATTCCTCATGGTCTTCCTCTGCGGGGTGGTGTATCCGATCTCCGCTCTGCCCGATGGGCTGCAGCTCTTGGCAAGGCTCCTGCCTCTGACATACACTGTGCAGGGACTGAGGATTTCTTTCTTTGAGCATGGGGATTCTCTTTTGTGGCAGGACTTTGCAGCCCTTCTCGTTTTTATGATTCTGTTTCTGCTTCCAGCAATCAGCCTGCTGCACAGGAGGTTTCGGTAGCAAAATGCAGAGCCTATTAATTGCGCGAATGAGGTGAATGAAATGATTAAGGTGGGCGTCATAAGATGTCAGCAGACTGAGGATATGTGTCCGGGGACGATGGACTTTGTGGTAGCATCAGAGGGGAAGATGGCTTTTGCGGATACGGGGCCGGTTGAGATCGTCGGCTTTCTTTCCTGCGGCGGATGTCCGGGAAAGAGAGCAGTTCCCAGGGCGAAGA
Proteins encoded in this window:
- a CDS encoding type II toxin-antitoxin system RelE family toxin, whose amino-acid sequence is MACKIEYKSSVSRDLRHLDKNIAKRILKDTEGTLASDPAAGIPLTGQFKGLLKLCIDDYRVIYSKTGDGVLILRIGPRNKVYDR
- a CDS encoding ABC transporter permease, with protein sequence MAWQDELRGIYHIAIKDMRTYYLKPPALSWGMVFPLAWTLAFYLRSPGDFAELVPGLLAMTIVFSTTAAEAVVINFELRLGTLERLLLAPIGITSVLLGKVLGGFLFGLFTTAIVAAASILYMDLHPDILGLAIIAVPSLMVFSSMGALFSVSVKEVFEAQTLLNLPRFLMVFLCGVVYPISALPDGLQLLARLLPLTYTVQGLRISFFEHGDSLLWQDFAALLVFMILFLLPAISLLHRRFR
- a CDS encoding ABC transporter substrate-binding protein yields the protein MRAIALLIIIAVMLVPALAADEMIAITDEEGRNVTVPFNPSSIICLSPGAAEVIYALGESDRIIAVTDDCDMPPALLEKESIGKSSRNADLERIIELNPDLVIAKTGGLFPEEDEQKLTDYGIPVLRYRLLHINALIPMIEDLGRILGEEEDARDMANDISGYYDSVLDRTGTMPDEDRPSVYFMSMGHFDWTGNRDSTGHVRIAEAGGKNIAADLQTKVPHVDMEWVIEEDPEVIVYSMTSEQYDGTTPTIEEMEAKRMEIISLPGFESIDAVKTGRVYITDIKMASGLSEMAAMLYYAKWLHPDLFQDIDPRAVHGELLQKYLNMDIEDIYQVYPDAPVK
- a CDS encoding ABC transporter permease; its protein translation is MDAYNILWADLVTLKRHWSRYLITTLMSPLLYLVAFGWGLGRSINLNGTSYLEFVIPGIIALTAMTTSFNGASTRLNVDRLYYKSFDECLMAPIGLPSMLMGKAMIGVVRGLMSSFVFIAVAFLIAPTIHIGSPFLVGLLLTCLTFAFLGVLAALLARSHEDMATFASLILMPMTFLGGTFFSLSQVPSGLKYALYALPLTHSSLFLRAAALDQPLPWTSLLILLVFFAAFLAGGMVVLRRISI
- the relB gene encoding type II toxin-antitoxin system RelB family antitoxin, translated to MIQISTSASVRLPDDIARGLEDLASALDRPKTYIIRKAIEAYLEEYADYFIALERMNDKDDRIVSAGEMRELLGLQD
- a CDS encoding ferrous iron transporter B is translated as MKRIVLMGNPNIGKSVVFSRLTGAEVITSNYPGTTVDFSRGKARIQGEPVELIDAPGTYSLQPTSPVEEVAVEVLRWADLIVNVVDSTNLERNLFLTLELLESKKPMIVVLNMWDEAKRSGVQIDLDGLEARLQVPVVATTALTGEGIAELVRRLDQARYPADDEALSEEEMWTQIGRITREVQKVTHRHPGIGSKISEATIKPATGMPIALLILIATFGTVRFIGEGLISHLFEPLFELYRPLAMSISSGLGPGMLHDFIIGKLLDGEIDYVQSMGILTTGIYVPLAMVLPYIVGFYLVLSILEDSGYLPRLATLSDNLFHRLGMHGHAIIPLFLGLGCNVPGALAIRTLETRKQRFISATLLGLAVPCTAKSAMIFGVLGSYGQRYVFLVFATLALVYIAAGLILNRMVKGESPEIFLEIPPYRRPELGMILKKTWMRIRWFLSEAIPFLFLGVLLVNVLYTVGFIEWIGAIFAPFMEGWLNIPGEAVAALLVGFFRKDLAVGMLLPLGLSAQQMVVATLVLSLYFPCVATFAVLIRELGMRDTAKSTAIMLATALLAGGAMRWTLSGLGVQ
- a CDS encoding MM0924 family protein, which translates into the protein MLDKFMSEHLFGKSIEVYFGGDEKERMRGKLVGSADGVIVLENNDRRDYVNVEKVVAAWEV
- a CDS encoding FeoA family protein; amino-acid sequence: MQMPITSLRAGAVAQVTALLGQGGSFQRKLRTMGIREGKRLRVVAIHPFAGPLVLDIDGRQITLGRSIAQRVMVRVED
- a CDS encoding metal-dependent transcriptional regulator — protein: MRKKTVEEYIEVIFALEREEGRATTGRIASEMNVKPSSATEMLQKLQKEGFLQYESYAGATLTESGRRLALELNGKHEAIADFLAIIGVDRAVAERDACQIEHHVGRETMERLERFVEFAGHFPDRPGWMECFQKYCETGRVEDCDQCPCGKSGNESPPASGSPERRI
- a CDS encoding 4Fe-4S binding protein; its protein translation is MVQGRGIPKPVIYKNMPAVFQRRDGKFEIKLQVTGGLLTAQQVQRIGEVASKYGSRVHFTVRQEVLILGIQEENLEPALAELKEVGLNPGSAGMVFRNVVSCLGTDYCYKAVAETITLAREIGDRFTGEKTPGPLKVAIGGCAFPCTRPQFNEIGLMGRVLPQIDLEKCTGCGKCVEVCKVGATKIVEEKAIIDYDKCVRCGRCVAVCPEAAKYSAEKGYIMLVGGRGSWPPHEGWVLCDMVPRERIIPLIERILQVYKEGAKPGMRMREFINSIGFEEFKRRVLS
- a CDS encoding CGGC domain-containing protein, with translation MIKVGVIRCQQTEDMCPGTMDFVVASEGKMAFADTGPVEIVGFLSCGGCPGKRAVPRAKMMVDRGAEAIVIASCISKGNPIGFPCPHFEEIKECIAKKIGPEVKIIEWTH
- a CDS encoding ABC transporter ATP-binding protein — its product is MSREEPAILVDGLVKRYGELLAVDHISFQVTEGEIYGFLGPNGSGKTTTIRMLVGLAQPDEGSASLLGYHLPAGINQAKRYMGVVPDVSNLYDELSALDNLLFMAQLYGVPHEEQKPRAEQLLRDFGLYERRNDRFSAFSRGMKRALTIAAALIHQPRLLFLDEPTTGLDAAAARSLRALISGLSDKGLTIFLTTHYLEEADLLCDRIAILVRGRIVRIDTPAGLKRLVQTESLVEFTFRGDILPLAKELESRLGKAKAAFLDPRRIRIYGGDPAQIFDTIFQFSRDIGIGIEAASTIRPSLEDAFIKVAGLSPQVMAAEKSPGKGRG